The sequence TGCAGAAAAATCTTTAGCATTCCTTGTGATTCAATTTCAGCAAATCTCCAAGGACGTAGAGTAGACTGTATCCAAGGTGACCTAGGGTTTCTTTGGCGGTGCCCTCCAAGGTTAGCAGAAAAGATGCATATGAAAAAGATGAATTGTTTCACTGTTTTGCCTTTTTTCTTTAGGGTTGAAAACCCTAATGTAACCCATGAGAAGGAAAGTTCCCTTTGTTTTTACAAAGGGCTTTACTTTTATGTCGTGGTTTCTATTCTTACTTTAAGTGTTTGATTAACACGtaaagaaataagaaaaataaaccTTTTTAGGGTCACTCTTAGAAACctctttattttatgcatttgatttataaAACTTGTAAATATTTACTTAAGTGATGATATAAATCACTTCAAGTAAATAATATTTGAAATGCAAGAATATAGGAGTTAAAGTGTCAAATGGGGTTTTCAAAAGCATAAGTCAAATGAAAGAGTTAGTTACCTTTTGAGTTTGCAAGAGTCTAGGAGGTAACTGAGGTGATTTGGTCAAGATTAGGAGAAAAATTAGGGATTTTGTCATCTAATTGTAAGTTTCACTTCAGTCAAAGAGTCCTAGTTGATAAAGGATCGGTCAAGAAGTGTTTTAAAACACTTAACTCCTTGATTCTTCTAGTTCTACccctaatttttagggattttcaattGTATTCGCCCAAGGACTTTGGTTTCATTTTGCCAACTCCTTGAGCACTTTGAGGGGAGTTATCTTTCAGTTAGCTACATGATTCGAGGAAGGGCTTAGAGGTCATCAGTTTGGagccaaattttgaatttgaattttggaaagcaTTTTTTGTATGTCTTCTTTGCTCACTCATTTTTTCTAGAGTTTTGGAGTTGGCATTTTGTGTAGCAGCTGATTTTCATGCTCctgtaactcatttcttatgagtttttccagatttgtaatgcagaaagttccttgttttcaataaagaAGTTGAGTTCCTCTTTAAATACTTTggtctaagtgttatgattgtaagcattttgattaaaattttgtGATTCTTTTATAGGatccttcattttatctcaatttcTTCAGATGCTTAGTGCTAAAATACATGTTATAGTGCGGGTCTTTGATTGTGTATGTGATTCTGTTAtatcaaaattgtgagaacattATTGTTCTTCTTTTTGTGAACATCAGTAAGCTAGCCTTTCATGAGAATCGTTTATGCAGACATGTATGTTTGAATTGTGAGTTTAAATAGTTTCATTAGTTGGTTATTGTGTGGATTTGTAAGCGGTTTGCAGGTCtttatcattggtggatcaccttaaTAGTTTATTTTTCAGTTTACTACATATCTTCCTCTCCCTTTTCCAGTGATATTTTAGttagttttaggtgatcaaataggaaggtCGGCCTATAATCTGGAGGTCTAGTCTCCCAATAGGATACCCACAACctgagagtagtccaatgtgtcatGGGATTGCAAGAAATTCAAGCTTGCATTGGGTGTAAATCCTTGTGACAACATTAATATCAAGGCAAGAATGTCGTTCACTTTGTTTTTCAAAAATACTGTCATCGGTGGCAATAATGTTATTATATTTGAATCGTAttatttattttaagagattgatctaacttttattttttatttgttattaGTACTAGTTGTACgtaatactattgcattcacttaaGCTTATTTAATCGGTTTTTTGCACCAATCAaaatgattattatttttattttcaaaataaaattggtttttataaagttaagatttatatttttaaattggaaattatttatctacaatatgattgGTTGAAAAAAATTGTTATAGGAGCAAATATATAGGCATGATAGATTTTATAGGCtttttttagatttctttatatttaaaaaataaatatctattttaaataaaaattttaatttaatattgataatcttgtaaataaagtgatttttctatataaatatatataaattttcataatatttatttttaattttgaaaatatagataataaaattgATTAACTATTATATAGGGATTTGATTTAcactatttaaatgaaataaaataaaatataaatataaataaataattaaactatttcattacaagcattacacaacaaatattgtattaaaaaaaattattcatagCATATAATATTAAGAATAGTTCTAAATCTTCTAGTATATGTGGCTATTCCTAAAGTGTTTCTTAATGTTTGAGATATATTTAAACAAGCAAGAATAGATCTTGGTAGTTGGTCCTTACGATCCAACAGAAGTGAGATTCAAAGAAATTCAACAAATATTTACAATGGTGAGCACAACGACTCTCTAATCCTTTCGTATGAAATTGTTTTAGAAGCCATATTATGATTGAACTCATGTAATTTCCACAGTCCATATTATTTGCTTTTCTCATTTTTGGTTTTGAGTTGTGTGTatatcatcaacatttcagataaTACTACGTGATTCATCATTGGGATGAAGCAAATAGTCAAACATGGGTAAGTCTAATATTAAGGTCTTGAATATTGATGTTTACATTAATCATTGTCTCCCTCAAATGGGAAAGTCACAGGTTGGGAGCTCATAAGCTAGCCCCATATTGACATCTTCTTGAAACTCCAACCCCTATGGACAATAAAACTCATCACAATCTAGCATATAAATGGATCTATTATCTAATGTCTTCTCCCATCTTTGAATCTATGATTTTAGGCTTCTCCCATCTTTGACACTTCACACTTCTTTCATCACAAAATTGTATCAGTATCAAGTTCAAATGTCCAATACAGCATAGATTAGTACTAAAAAATGCATCAAGAAAATTAATATTATGCTCTATGATATTAGTATGTCTAAATGAGAGAAGTGATATCATTGAATTTTAAATAGGAAAAAATTTATACCTCATTAGAGATCTAAGCTTGAAAGTGATTGTATTTTGTGTAGGTGATCACTAAGTTGATTTTGCGGAAGTTTTAGCTTGTCTACCATGTCCTCGCTAGAAATTTTCAATCCGGTTTACAAACTTCATGTGTCATTAGAGCTTCTTTCATGTTTTCTAAggtaaaataaatcttttattgcATGAGAAATTGATACAACAGTTATTTTTGTAATGTTGTGTTCCTCAATCCTTGcaaatttaataaaatatcaaTAGAGTACTAGCCAATTTGTAGTTAAACTTAGCTAAATCATATTGGGTTGTGTAGATAGCATTAAAAATTATTAGAGCTTCTTTACTGTTTTCTAAggtaaaataaatcttttattgcATGAGAAATCGACACAATAGTTATTTTTGTAATGTTATGTTCCTTATTCCTTGCAAACTTAATAAAATAGCAATAGAATGCTAGCTGATTCGTAGTTCAACTTAGCCTAATCATATTGGGTTATGTAGAGagtattaaaaaaatattacaatagtcATATGTATGAATGTTAAggataaaaaaatgaaataattaaaaaatattgaatGTAGTATTCAAGTCTATTTATAAACATAATTGtttcttaattaatttttaaacaatttaataTACAAACATCCAAAATATATTTTACTATCAACATAACTTTGCACCTTTTAACCCATGCACAAAATAAAAGATATTGAAGGAAAATGTTATTATAGAATTCAATCCCAAAATATCTTACACATTCTATCTTAGATAGTCGCTGCACTATCCTTTAAGAGGAGCAACTTGGATGTAAGTATCTTGGAAATAATAAAATGGCAAAAAGGATATTTTTGAAGATGTGTTTCAATTTTTTTAAGTTGTATGGACCAGAGCTATCCAAATCAGCGAATAATATTGAGAAGACACGCGCTGCCCTGATCTACTTATCTTGTATATTCAAAGTCCAAAGTCCAAGCTTATTTCTTTTTCACTCTATAATGCTCCCTTCGTACTTACAGTAACGGACCGAGTTCCCTGTTGCTAATTCAAATGGAAATGGAGCTACTTCTATCTATCAAACccaaattctccctttcatctaaaACCTCCACAAATCTGCAATTGGGTATTAGATGGCCTTGCTCACGGAAAACTTTTAGCAGAGCCCTTTCAATGCAACATTCTTTATCCAAAAGGGTATTCAGGACATATTCAGTAAATCCTAAACAATCTATAACAGTCTCCATTGCAGGGATAACAAGCATATCAAGTATTGTTTTGTTCTTGGAGGATGCATATGCAGCAGATTCAATGTCAAGTGAGATAGTGCAGTCTGCTTCTAAAGCACCACAGTGGCTTGCACCTGCAGTTCTGGCATTCCCTGTTGTCTCGTATCTTTTATTCAACATTTATCGTGATAAGGCTAGTGTTGTGTAGTTCTGTTTCTTTTCAGTCAATTTGTTAATTAATGCTCTCATATTTGATTGTTGGGATTTCTATTGTTGAGTGCACCAGTACCATTCACCGATGCTACTAATGCCTGGTACAAGTAGGCCCTGATTATATATGGGATTGCTTGTTGCAGATTAATCCTGATGCCAAAGTCACTGATTGGATGTATGGTCTAGCTGCGATGGTTATTGTGGCAAACCTTGTAACACTTGTCACATTAGGGGTAAGAGTTCTGCCTGTTCTTGAATGTTCTTAAGTGATGAGAAGTATAACGTTTAGTATTTGAATGCCAATTTTACAGGAGGCTTAAGTAAGATTTCTTGAgatgagttcaaaattttgttttttcttctgtttttcttgACATTTTCTTATGGGTTATCCATATGCTTATATCAATCCCTGTTTCTAACCTCCTTTGGATTATCTTTAGTAGTCTAAAAGAAAGATTCGACTTCAAAACCAACAAGCTATTGAATTCTCACATTTCTTGTTAAGGCTAAAAACATTCTGTTCAAATAACCTTCTACCTTAGCTACATCATGGAAATCGCAACTTTCCTTTCAACATTCAAGGAAATCCGATCTCTTTTGATATTTGATCACTCGACAATCATAATGTTTAAAGCTGGGGAAAACATCAATTCTGGACTTAAAAAGGCTTATGAATCGAAACAGGGCAGAGTCAGAAGATGCAGTGTCATTTATATGGCTCTCTTCCCCATATCCTTGCAAAAGCTTCGGTAATAGATGGACAATAATCAAAGCTAACAACGTAATATTGTGCTAAACAAAGTAAACTAAAAGTCAAGGAGTGTAAATCTAGTAACTTGAATGGCAAACTTACTGACATAATCAGTTTTATAAGCGATATGTTCCTCTGATATCTCCTAAATCAAACGTGTCAGGTTCTAGCACCAGTGGTTTGAAATTTCATTTTAGTAACAACACCAAAAACATGTTTTCCTGTACTTCCATAAATTTGCATGGAATCCATATTAACAACCTGTAGCGCCTAATCAATCTTACAGAAATGAAAAGAGAAAGCAAGGCACCATAGTTATGTCACGACTCACGAAGATCTATAATAATTGGTTCAGTGAaattttttagcattttatcaaAATGGTCAAAATGTTTATAAATGGAAGCAAGTTCACGCCCTTTCCAGATATCTTATCCATATTGACAATAACTTCACTTCGGTCTCAGTTCTGTCTCCTTTCTCCATAACTTTGGGATTGAGATGCTCTAAATACTTGTATACCTAATTTGTCCCCAAGTTATAGTcccataatattttatttttgatcaCTGATTGTGTGTTACTTCTTGtaaatgtttcggatcacactccgtgatccatcatcaggatagtAGAGAGTTAGAAGTAACTCTCTactattctgatgatggatcacagaagtAACTCTCTACTATCCTGAAGATGGATCACGGAATGTGATCTGAAATGTTTACAAGAACTAACACAATCTGATCCAGAAATTCAACATTGATCAAAATCATAGATGGTGAAAATCTGATATCATTgatattttaatttctttatttccatGGGCTTGGCAAGTCCAATAGATGATGTAAAGTTCTTACCTGTATTCTAGTGGGCAGACTCCATAGTATTATTGTACATAATCTTCCTTATTGCACTTGCTACCACTGTTTACCTTGCTCCTCCATTGAGTTCAAGAACATTAAGTGCTTCAACTACCTTAGACTCTCAAGTATTGATAAAATTGCATGTGACATCATTCCACTCTATTGATTTGTGGAAGAAAATTCAGAATGAGAGTGAAAAAAAAATGTCTAGGGATTATCATCACATATCATAACCCGTCATGAGCAATTAGTGATCTTACACTATTAACATTGAATCATCACTTTGTTAAAATGAAATTCCTTAAAATAACTATTGAATTCTTCTAACAAAGAACTTCAGGGGTTCTAACTCCTTCCTCACTGATTATAAATGCTGAAGGAAAAAATATTGTATTAAACGTTCATAATAGCCAGGTTATCTTGATAGCTTCTTCGGAGTTCTGTTTTAGCCCACTTTATTTTCTTTTGGAAACATCTTGCTTCTGAGTTGAATCTGAATTCATAGAGTCGCAAATGCCGGCTAAACTCTGAATGCTTTTTGGGAGCTTTTTTCTGCTTCCTTAACTTGTCTTTGGATTTTCTTGCTTCTGAACCCTCTCGATAAAATAGGTTTTCAATATTCAGATAGTAACTATAGCAACACTTTTCCTATACTACAAGTGAATTCTTAGGCTTCTACCATTTGAGGAATTTGTTCACCAAGAGCTAAATGTCATGGAATGCATGAAATTTGTTCATCTTGAATTAACGGTTTACATTTTGACATCTTCTTTGTTGCTGCAGG is a genomic window of Cryptomeria japonica chromosome 7, Sugi_1.0, whole genome shotgun sequence containing:
- the LOC131033974 gene encoding uncharacterized protein LOC131033974, whose product is MEMELLLSIKPKFSLSSKTSTNLQLGIRWPCSRKTFSRALSMQHSLSKRVFRTYSVNPKQSITVSIAGITSISSIVLFLEDAYAADSMSSEIVQSASKAPQWLAPAVLAFPVVSYLLFNIYRDKINPDAKVTDWMYGLAAMVIVANLVTLVTLGVRLY